A genomic region of Cydia strobilella chromosome 12, ilCydStro3.1, whole genome shotgun sequence contains the following coding sequences:
- the LOC134745753 gene encoding uncharacterized protein LOC134745753 — translation MAATNWFLGLIIVVGLIKLGTCKKIKILSDFTTFEDKEFFKTTYPWIVKHLPELRVNYYFIDQDGGKRMCVLENLKHSINLQAHYLSCEASSGENCLKDLPSDQRRLEKCYSKSDKKIKAAGIEFRKHGPNETPLIVRGRVRQTVHDPTTVLLRLCDIFGRKQPQGCKQPSKAPVPAKRPTTPCTQPATEPTRPESQSTSQIFSKSESEISTQVLPLASAKAETHYSQLTNSETQTSTQAFKLVPNEQSETLSDYDYVEYDDIDYDD, via the coding sequence ATGGCTGCTACTAATTGGTTTCTTGGACTTATAATCGTTGTTGGTTTAATCAAGCTTGGAACCTGTAAGAAAATAAAGATTCTTTCCGACTTCACAACCTTCGAAGACAAAGAATTCTTTAAAACGACTTACCCTTGGATAGTAAAGCATTTACCCGAACTTCgagttaattattatttcatagaTCAAGATGGAGGGAAACGCATGTGCGTATTGGAGAATTTAAAACACAGTATAAATCTTCAAGCCCATTACTTGAGCTGTGAGGCTAGCAGTGGTGAGAACTGCTTGAAAGATCTGCCATCGGATCAACGCAGACTTGAAAAATGTTACTCGAAGAGCGACAAGAAAATAAAAGCTGCCGGCATAGAATTTAGAAAACACGGGCCAAATGAAACACCATTGATAGTTCGAGGAAGGGTTCGGCAAACAGTGCATGATCCGACTACTGTGCTGTTACGCCTTTGTGATATTTTTGGAAGAAAACAACCGCAAGGTTGTAAACAGCCTTCAAAAGCCCCAGTGCCGGCTAAACGACCTACTACGCCCTGCACACAGCCAGCTACAGAACCTACGCGGCCTGAGAGCCAGTCTACTTCACAGATCTTCAGCAAGTCTGAATCAGAGATATCTACGCAAGTTCTGCCATTAGCTTCAGCAAAAGCAGAAACTCACTACAGTCAATTGACAAATAGTGAAACACAAACTTCTACTCAAGCTTTTAAACTTGTTCCTAATGAACAGTCTGAAACACTGTCAGATTATGACTATGTCGAATACGATGACATTGATTACGACGATTAA
- the LOC134745905 gene encoding mucin-2-like: MDALKWFLALITVVALTQPATCKKIKILSDFTTFQDKEFFKTTFPWIAHNVGPKLRVKYFLKDEKDGGKHMCVLENLKRNLLLQADYMKCEANGEKDCLKKLPLDQRKLDKCIRKSHKKQRSAEKQFRKYSPSETPVIIRGRSQQTVHDPKTVLFSICEMFGRKQPEGCRNPSEAPVPATPSTTECTQPSTKLPTELSTDPGTTEKPSEATTQQSSEATTIQPSEITTEPLVGSTTEPPIASTTEPPVASTMEPPVASTKEPPVGSTTEPPVASTTESPVASTTEPPVASTMEPPVASTTEPPVASTEPPVASTTEPPVASTTEPPVASTTEPPVASTTEPPVASTTEPLVASTKEPPVATTQPPVASTKEPPVSSTMEPPVASTTKPPVASTTEPPVASTTEPLVASTKEPPVATTQPPVASTKEPPVATTQPPVASTKEPPVATTQPSSEHNGATSSEHNGATSSEHNGATSSEHNGATSSEHNEATSSEHNGATSSELNGATSSEHNGATGSEHNGATSSELNGATGSEHNGATGSEHNGATSSEHNGATGSEHNGATSNHNAAK, encoded by the coding sequence ATGGACGCATTAAAGTGGTTTCTTGCACTAATTACAGTCGTTGCTTTAACCCAGCCAGCGACTTGTAAGAAAATCAAGATTCTATCAGATTTCACAACTTTTCAAGACAAGGAATTCTTTAAAACGACGTTTCCTTGGATAGCACATAACGTTGGGCCCAAACTCCGTGTAAAATACTTCTTGAAAGATGAAAAAGATGGCGGAAAACACATGTGCGTATTGGAGAACTTGAAACGTAATCTTCTACTTCAAGCGGATTATATGAAATGTGAGGCTAATGGCGAAAAAGACTGCTTGAAAAAACTTCCACTGGATCAAAGGAAACTCGACAAATGTATTAGGAAGAGCCACAAGAAACAAAGATCTGCCGAAAAGCAATTTAGAAAATATAGTCCCAGTGAAACGCCAGTAATAATAAGAGGACGGTCTCAACAAACTGTGCATGATCCGAAAACTGTGCTGTTTAGTATTTGTGAGATGTTTGGAAGAAAGCAACCTGAGGGTTGTAGGAATCCCTCTGAGGCCCCAGTACCGGCTACACCATCTACTACCGAATGCACACAACCCTCGACGAAGCTTCCCACAGAATTATCAACCGATCCTGGAACCACCGAAAAACCAAGTGAAGCAACCACTCAACAGTCAAGTGAGGCAACTACTATTCAGCCAAGCGAAATCACAACGGAGCCACTAGTAGGGAGCACAACGGAGCCACCAATAGCGAGCACAACGGAGCCACCAGTAGCGAGCACAATGGAGCCACCAGTAGCGAGCACAAAGGAGCCACCAGTAGGGAGCACAACGGAGCCACCAGTAGCGAGCACAACGGAGTCACCAGTAGCGAGCACAACGGAGCCACCAGTAGCGAGCACAATGGAGCCACCAGTAGCGAGCACAACGGAGCCACCAGTAGCGAGCACGGAGCCACCAGTAGCGAGCACAACGGAGCCACCAGTAGCGAGCACAACGGAGCCACCAGTAGCGAGCACAACGGAGCCACCAGTAGCAAGCACAACGGAGCCACCAGTAGCGAGCACAACGGAGCCACTAGTAGCGAGCACAAAGGAGCCACCAGTAGCCACAACGCAGCCACCAGTAGCGAGCACAAAGGAGCCACCAGTATCGAGCACAATGGAGCCACCAGTAGCGAGCACAACGAAGCCACCAGTAGCAAGCACAACGGAGCCACCAGTAGCGAGCACAACGGAGCCACTAGTAGCGAGCACAAAGGAGCCACCAGTAGCCACAACGCAGCCACCAGTAGCGAGCACAAAGGAGCCACCAGTAGCCACAACGCAGCCACCAGTAGCGAGCACAAAGGAGCCACCAGTAGCCACAACGCAGCCAAGTAGTGAGCACAACGGAGCCACCAGTAGCGAACACAACGGAGCCACCAGTAGCGAGCACAACGGAGCCACCAGTAGCGAGCACAACGGAGCCACCAGTAGCGAGCACAACGAAGCCACCAGTAGTGAACACAACGGAGCCACCAGTAGCGAGCTCAACGGAGCCACCAGTAGCGAGCACAACGGAGCCACCGGTAGCGAGCACAACGGAGCCACCAGTAGCGAGCTCAACGGAGCCACCGGTAGCGAGCACAACGGAGCCACCGGTAGCGAGCACAACGGAGCCACCAGTAGCGAGCACAACGGAGCCACCGGTAGCGAGCACAACGGAGCCACCAGTAACCACAACGCAGCCAAGTAG